From a region of the Pristis pectinata isolate sPriPec2 chromosome 2, sPriPec2.1.pri, whole genome shotgun sequence genome:
- the LOC127579838 gene encoding uncharacterized protein C2orf81 homolog produces the protein MSRSAVPKSRSEKSRAMAVPATTPQVALVEIIPGRFTETDWQTMVAAEDGENNVMDIIEDIVSQALDQCYSIYIENQLLPFTIAQAKDAILQIIEWQFLTHDPGESNVSLDHSWQEDREPKANVTDSWAQGSVPVLWPPHTPALQEQEPRGLGLCPETEDCYSAPAGHGSTCGDQQPGLQGPRDTSPLCSQLMGISQDLEQVETEPEKTSTVNVLRGLVHLHRVSTQPSLLEGKKPQLLLKVAAQEPEQAPEAITVRKKSHSLKARRCL, from the exons ATGTCGCGATCGGCAGTACCAAAGTCCCGATCGGAGAAGAGCCGGGCCATGGCAGTTCCTGCCACCACCCCTCAGGTTGCCCTGGTGGAGATCATACCCGGTCGCTTTACAGAGACTGACTGGCAAACCATGGTGGCGGCAGAGGACGGCGAGAACAATGTCATGGacatcatcgaggacatcgtgAGCCAAGCCCTGGATCAGTGCTACAGCATTTACATTGAGAATCAG ctgctgccgtTCACCATCGCTCAGGCCAAGGACGCCATCCTGCAGATCATCGAGTGGCAGTTCCTGACCCACGACCCTGGCGAGAGCAACGTCTCCCTCGATCACTCGTGGCAGGAAGACAGGGAGCCCAAGGCCAACGTCACGGACTCCTGGGCCCAGGGCTCGGTGCCGGTGCTGTGGCCCCCACACACACCAGCCCTGCAGGAACAG GAGCCTCGTGGACTCGGCCTTTGTCCTGAAACAGAAGACTGTTATTCTGCACCTGCTGGACATGGGTCAACGTGTGGGGACCAACAGCCGGGACTCCAAGGGCCACGCGACACATCCCCACTGTGTAGTCAGCTGATGGGCATCTCCCAGGATTTGGAACAAGTTGAAACAGAGCCCGAGAAAACCTCCACAGTAAAC GTTCTTCGTGGCCTGGTACATCTCCACCGTGTATCcactcaaccttctctgcttgaAGGAAAGAAACCTCAGCTtctcctcaaggttgctgcgcag GAACCTGAGCAGGCACCAGAGGCCATCACAGTCAGGAAGAAGAGCCACAGCCTCAAGGCCAGGAGGTGCCTT